In Pseudomonas fluorescens NCIMB 11764, a single window of DNA contains:
- a CDS encoding DUF4892 domain-containing protein yields the protein MRSISLLALCCFSPLVFAADVPGSQDLPIVPRVTDSQIVDYRPAVELERIYPLGSIRKISGQLRFDGQVSARGQTTSVTYELPPEHSSIEAFTIAREALQKQDAQLLFWCQARDCGESSLWANEVFGNAKLYGADDQQAYLLLRLAAPKDNTLVALYSITRGNRKAYLHVEQFDAAAPLGDLLPTSATLLRELKSTGELDFPKLTDAPDETWLRLLSRGLNLDTTLRVSVSGPNAEAWRQALMSQGVRSARMETGSVEGSGLHIELLR from the coding sequence ATGCGTTCAATCAGTCTGCTGGCGCTGTGTTGTTTCAGTCCTCTGGTGTTTGCCGCCGATGTGCCGGGCAGTCAGGACCTGCCGATCGTGCCGCGGGTGACCGATTCGCAGATCGTCGACTATCGCCCGGCGGTCGAACTCGAGCGGATCTATCCGCTCGGTTCAATCCGCAAGATCAGCGGCCAGCTGCGTTTCGACGGCCAGGTCAGCGCCCGCGGGCAAACCACTTCGGTGACCTACGAGTTGCCACCGGAGCATTCGTCAATCGAAGCGTTTACCATCGCTCGCGAAGCCTTGCAGAAGCAGGACGCGCAGTTGCTGTTCTGGTGCCAGGCCCGTGATTGCGGTGAAAGCAGCCTGTGGGCCAATGAAGTCTTCGGCAATGCCAAGCTCTATGGCGCTGATGATCAGCAGGCCTATCTGCTGTTGCGGTTGGCCGCGCCAAAGGACAACACCCTCGTGGCGCTGTACAGCATCACTCGCGGCAATCGCAAAGCCTATCTGCACGTCGAACAGTTCGACGCGGCTGCACCGCTGGGCGATCTGCTGCCAACCTCCGCAACGTTGTTGCGAGAGCTCAAAAGCACTGGTGAACTCGACTTTCCGAAATTGACCGATGCGCCTGACGAGACCTGGCTGCGCTTGCTCTCGCGCGGCCTGAACCTGGATACGACCCTGCGGGTCAGCGTTTCCGGACCCAATGCCGAAGCCTGGCGTCAGGCATTGATGAGCCAGGGCGTACGGTCGGCGCGAATGGAGACGGGCAGCGTCGAAGGCTCTGGCTTGCACATCGAGCTGTTGCGATAA
- a CDS encoding glutathione S-transferase family protein, which yields MIDLYTAATPNGHKVSIVLEELGLPYTVHALSFDKKEQKSADFLKINPNGRIPAIVDRANGDFAVFESGAILIYLAEMTGKLLPLDPKGRSVVLQWLMFQMGGIGPMQGQANVFFRYFPEKLQGAIDRYQHETRRLYEVLDTRLQDVEFLAGDYSIADIATYPWVRGHEWSGVAVDGLTALQGWMATMEARPAVQRGLLVPERIDDASVIKGAQAMLIR from the coding sequence ATGATAGATCTCTACACCGCTGCGACCCCGAATGGCCACAAGGTCTCTATCGTGCTCGAGGAACTCGGCCTGCCCTACACGGTGCACGCCTTGAGTTTCGACAAGAAGGAACAGAAGTCCGCGGACTTCCTCAAGATCAACCCCAATGGGCGCATCCCGGCGATTGTCGACCGCGCCAACGGCGATTTTGCCGTGTTCGAATCCGGCGCGATCCTGATCTACCTCGCTGAAATGACCGGCAAACTGCTGCCTCTGGACCCCAAGGGGCGTTCGGTGGTGCTGCAGTGGCTGATGTTCCAGATGGGGGGAATCGGCCCGATGCAGGGTCAGGCCAACGTGTTTTTCCGTTACTTTCCGGAGAAACTCCAGGGCGCCATCGACCGCTATCAGCATGAAACCCGTCGCCTGTATGAAGTGCTCGACACGCGCCTGCAAGACGTGGAATTTCTGGCTGGTGATTACAGCATTGCCGACATCGCCACTTATCCATGGGTGCGCGGCCACGAGTGGTCAGGTGTCGCCGTGGACGGCTTGACGGCCCTGCAGGGCTGGATGGCGACTATGGAAGCGCGTCCGGCGGTGCAGCGAGGTTTGCTCGTTCCCGAACGCATCGACGATGCCAGCGTCATCAAGGGTGCCCAGGCCATGCTGATCCGATGA
- a CDS encoding alpha/beta hydrolase has protein sequence MSHVVEEVRLSLPHIELAAHLFGPEDGLPVIALHGWLDNANSFARLAPKLKGLRIIALDMAGHGHSGHRPPGAGYAMWDYAHDVLQVAEQLGLKRFALMGHSMGAIASLIIAGSLPERVTHLALIDGIIPPTDKGENAAERMGMALQAQLDLREKRKPVYNTLDRAIEARMKGLVAVSREAAELLAQRGLMPVPGGYTWRTDNRLTLPSPLRLTTEQAMAFVQRVSCPALLVVAGDGMLAKHPELLERLPFSHEQLPGGHHLHLNDESGADLVADCFNRFFAVP, from the coding sequence ATGAGTCATGTCGTTGAAGAAGTCCGCCTGAGCCTGCCGCACATCGAGCTGGCAGCGCACCTGTTTGGCCCCGAAGACGGCTTGCCGGTGATTGCCTTGCACGGCTGGCTGGACAACGCCAACAGCTTTGCCCGGTTGGCGCCGAAGCTCAAAGGGCTGCGCATCATTGCGCTGGACATGGCCGGTCACGGTCATTCCGGGCATCGGCCGCCCGGCGCCGGTTATGCAATGTGGGACTACGCCCACGACGTGCTGCAAGTCGCCGAACAGCTTGGCTTGAAGCGTTTTGCGCTGATGGGGCACTCCATGGGCGCAATCGCTTCGTTGATCATCGCCGGTTCGCTACCGGAACGTGTCACCCATCTGGCCTTGATAGACGGCATCATTCCTCCTACAGACAAAGGCGAAAATGCAGCCGAGCGCATGGGCATGGCCCTGCAAGCGCAACTGGATCTGCGGGAAAAACGCAAACCGGTCTACAACACCCTCGACCGCGCCATCGAAGCGCGCATGAAAGGGCTGGTCGCCGTCAGCCGCGAAGCCGCCGAACTGCTGGCCCAGCGTGGCTTGATGCCAGTGCCGGGCGGCTACACCTGGCGGACCGACAACCGTCTGACGCTGCCGTCGCCGCTGCGTCTGACCACTGAACAGGCCATGGCCTTCGTCCAGCGGGTCAGCTGTCCTGCGCTGCTGGTCGTCGCGGGTGACGGCATGCTCGCCAAACATCCCGAGCTGCTGGAGCGTCTACCCTTTAGCCATGAACAGCTGCCTGGCGGTCATCATTTGCACCTGAATGACGAATCCGGTGCCGACCTTGTCGCAGACTGTTTCAATCGGTTCTTCGCCGTTCCTTGA
- a CDS encoding alpha/beta fold hydrolase, giving the protein MSQQIFFAHANGFPSGTYGKLFTALAPEYQVAHLQQHAHDPRFPADDNWSNLVDELIHHLEQQPEPVWGVGHSFGGVLHLHAALRCPELYRGVVMLDSPVLTRADQWVIRAAKRFGFIDRLTPAGRTLGRREEFTDLEAARLYFAGKTLFRSFDPECFDAYLQHGLHKVGDKLRLRFDPATEISIYRGVPHTSPGRARQLKVPLAVVRGHKSRVVMRHHASSVGRMPLGESLTMPGGHMFPLERPQDTATLLKNLFSRWEGRRQQDHA; this is encoded by the coding sequence ATGTCGCAGCAGATATTTTTCGCCCACGCCAATGGCTTTCCCTCGGGAACCTACGGCAAGTTGTTCACGGCGTTGGCGCCTGAGTATCAGGTCGCGCACTTGCAGCAGCACGCCCACGACCCGCGTTTCCCGGCGGACGACAACTGGAGCAACCTGGTGGACGAGCTGATTCATCACCTGGAGCAGCAGCCGGAACCGGTGTGGGGGGTGGGCCATTCCTTTGGTGGCGTGCTGCACCTGCACGCGGCGTTGCGTTGCCCCGAACTGTATCGTGGCGTGGTGATGCTCGATTCGCCGGTGCTGACCCGTGCCGATCAATGGGTCATCCGTGCCGCCAAGCGCTTCGGTTTTATCGACCGCCTGACCCCGGCCGGTCGGACGTTGGGGCGGCGGGAAGAGTTCACCGATCTGGAAGCTGCCCGATTGTATTTCGCTGGAAAAACCCTGTTTCGCAGCTTCGACCCGGAATGTTTCGACGCTTACCTGCAACACGGTCTGCACAAGGTTGGCGACAAACTGCGCCTGCGTTTCGACCCTGCCACGGAAATCAGCATCTACCGTGGCGTGCCCCACACCAGCCCCGGCCGGGCACGGCAGCTGAAAGTGCCACTGGCGGTGGTGCGTGGCCACAAGAGTCGGGTTGTGATGCGCCATCACGCCAGTTCCGTCGGGCGCATGCCGTTGGGCGAATCCCTGACCATGCCCGGCGGGCACATGTTTCCCCTCGAACGCCCACAGGACACCGCCACGCTGCTGAAAAACCTGTTCAGCCGCTGGGAAGGTCGCCGGCAGCAGGATCACGCATGA